GAACATGGCCCTGCTAAATATGCTCCTCCTGACCGGCCTCGCCGTCTTGGCTGGACTGACGATGACGTGCGTTCTCTGTCTCGATCGGCGGCAACTCCGCCGAACCATCGGTGAGTACGATCACCGACTCCGGGACGTCGCCCCGTATCTCGGCGCCGCGGCGCTGTTCTTCCTGACCAAGCGGTTGACCCACGACTACAGCGTGAAGCTCTCGCACGCGCTCGACTGGGACATCACGGCCGAACTCTACACCGTCGAAGGCGAGTTCGTCGCCCACCTCCAGGCTATCGTCCCGCGGTCCACGCTCGAGTTCTTCTCCGTCATGTACATGTTCGGGTTCCCGTTCCTCCTGGTGACCGCGCCGATCCTCTACTTCGCGCTGTCCTCCCAGCGCCACCTCAAGGAACTGCTCATCGCGTACGTGTTCAACTACGCGATCGGCGCGATCTGTTACACGCTGTTTATCGCGTACGGCCCCCGCAACCACCTGTCGACCGTCGACGGACTCATGTACAGCTTCTATCCGCAGACCCAGGACATGACGGCGGCGGTCTCGGCGAACACGGACGTGTTCCCGTCCCTGCACACGTCGCTGGCGGTCGTCGTCTTGCTGTTCGCGTGGCGCTCGCGCCGGGAGTACCCCCGCTGGCTCCCGATCGCGGCGTTCGTGGCCGCCAGCGTCGTCTTCTCGACGATGTACCTGGGCATCCACTGGTTGTCGGACGTCGTGGCCGGCATCGTCCTCGGTGTGGGGAGCGTCTACGCGGCCGAACGTATCGTCGCCCGCGCGGAAGGCGACGCCGATCGGGTCTCCGTTCCCGGCGAGCGCGACGAGGGGATCGCGTCCGACGCGAGCGACTGAGTCGAACCCGACGCGAGCGGTCGGGTTCGAGCGGCGACCGACTACCCCGTGTACTCGCTCCCGATGACCTCTCGGATCCGCTCGGCGGTCACCGCCCCGACGCCGTCGGCTTCCTGTAACTCCTCTTCGGTCGCGATCATCACCGCCTCGACCGTGCCGAACTCCTCGAGCAGCGATCGCGCCGTCACGGGCCCGATCTCGGCGATCGAAGAGACGACGTACTCCTGCTGTTCGGCGAGCGTCTTGGACTGCTTCTCGCCGTGGACCGACACCTCCCGGTCGGCGGTCTCCTGCTCGCGGCCGGCGATCACCGCCAGCAGCTCGGTCGTCTCCTGTTCGCCCTCCGTCCGGAGGACGCTCGCGCCGAAGTCGACGGCCAGACTCGAGAGCGCGCCCCGGACGGCGTTCGGGTGGACGTCCCGCTGTTCGTAGAGGCCGTCGCCCTCGACGACGACGATCGGGCGGGAGTAGTGGCGGGCCATCGCGCCGACCTGCTCGAAGACCGACCGGTCGCCGCCGACCAGCGAGTCGACGAAGTCCGCGACGGACTTGCGCTCGACGACCACGCGGTCCGACAGGACGTAGTCGCCGACGTCGAGCGTCTCGAGGCGGACCTCGATCTCCTCGCGTCTCGAGAGGTCCCGCGCGATGTTGGCGTCCATCTCGCGCTGGTCGGCGACGACCTCGATGGCGTCGCCCTCGGCGTGGGGTTCGTGGGTTTCGACCGTCTCTTCCTCCGGGTCGT
This portion of the Haloterrigena gelatinilytica genome encodes:
- a CDS encoding phosphatase PAP2 family protein, whose product is MALLNMLLLTGLAVLAGLTMTCVLCLDRRQLRRTIGEYDHRLRDVAPYLGAAALFFLTKRLTHDYSVKLSHALDWDITAELYTVEGEFVAHLQAIVPRSTLEFFSVMYMFGFPFLLVTAPILYFALSSQRHLKELLIAYVFNYAIGAICYTLFIAYGPRNHLSTVDGLMYSFYPQTQDMTAAVSANTDVFPSLHTSLAVVVLLFAWRSRREYPRWLPIAAFVAASVVFSTMYLGIHWLSDVVAGIVLGVGSVYAAERIVARAEGDADRVSVPGERDEGIASDASD